The proteins below come from a single Lineus longissimus chromosome 5, tnLinLong1.2, whole genome shotgun sequence genomic window:
- the LOC135487933 gene encoding uncharacterized protein LOC135487933, translating into MDGKSFSVSDACGEEIELINKKPLAIPTAFGERGRGGKPSTKPNIKAMSVWSTDSEHKAHLLNRLEDTRLTTSLCVIRKERHISERKFRQDVRTLRIRSARLSLPGDGETPRGATASRSTLSSRMSNRLQNGQSMMNVVVPERTPLTRPKTAPPMLTYRPQTVMSCILCSTVRNMAMKHRRMNSRTLHSTEDMTESFLLSLERHHGQGKLPDVIQTYLDHLPYCINARTNTVTVAPPQEISAGPIRVTVTDVAPLPAANAAAPQPATDDVAEDNVTSIISDDELEYITGVNKKVKESDNRLNQSVTNQTREKMEKVTIREDESGMTITQHEDIGDVTRTFAKDSVNWRLYNFLKAQREFNTRCPVPSHIAETNEKWCFDHSSAGTHRRRISVLPARRRSHHKKQK; encoded by the coding sequence ATGGATGGGAAAAGCTTCTCCGTGTCCGATGCCTGCGGTGAAGAGATAGAGCTCATCAATAAGAAGCCTCTGGCGATACCGACAGCTTTTGGTGAAAGGGGCAGAGGTGGAAAACCTTCCACCAAACCTAACATCAAGGCCATGTCGGTGTGGAGCACGGACAGCGAACACAAAGCTCACCTACTGAACAGACTAGAGGACACTCGCCTGACGACGAGTCTGTGCGTGATCAGGAAAGAGAGACACATCTCGGAACGTAAGTTTCGTCAGGATGTGCGCACGCTTCGAATCAGGTCAGCGCGACTGTCTCTGCCTGGCGACGGAGAGACGCCTCGCGGAGCTACCGCGTCGAGATCCACGCTGTCTTCAAGAATGTCCAACAGGCTGCAGAATGGCCAGTCGATGATGAATGTGGTTGTGCCTGAGCGGACGCCGTTGACGCGGCCGAAGACAGCTCCTCCTATGCTAACGTACCGCCCGCAGACAGTGATGTCCTGTATTCTGTGCAGCACGGTTAGGAACATGGCCATGAAACACCGCCGAATGAACTCCCGCACTTTACACAGCACTGAGGACATGACAGAGTCATTTTTATTGTCTTTGGAAAGACACCATGGTCAGGGTAAACTCCCGGACGTCATCCAGACGTATTTAGACCATCTGCCATATTGTATAAACGCTAGAACGAACACAGTAACTGTTGCACCGCCGCAAGAAATTAGTGCCGGACCGATACGGGTGACGGTAACAGATGTCGCGCCACTACCTGCGGCAAATGCCGCCGCACCACAACCGGCAACGGACGATGTCGCAGAAGATAATGTGACAAGCATTATCAGTGACGACGAACTTGAATATATCACTGGCGTTAACAAGAAGGTTAAAGAAAGTGACAATAGATTGAACCAATCGGTCACCAATCAGACGAGAGAGAAAATGGAGAAGGTCACAATCCGCGAGGACGAATCGGGAATGACGATAACACAGCATGAGGACATTGGGGACGTCACGAGAACTTTCGCGAAAGACAGCGTAAACTGGCGTTTGTATAACTTCCTTAAAGCGCAGCGTGAGTTCAATACGCGGTGTCCTGTGCCGAGTCACATCGCCGAGACCAATGAGAAGTGGTGTTTTGATCACTCGTCCGCCGGGACGCACAGGCGGCGGATTAGTGTCCTCCCGGCGAGGAGGAGGAGTCATCATAAAAAACAAAAGTGA
- the LOC135487939 gene encoding growth arrest-specific protein 2-like isoform X2, whose amino-acid sequence MDDGAANGENGRRHSVSGGAMRDSTSGVVSESNVDPVDISQIAERQEEALLPLKEDLAEWLSRLLGIEITAEDFMAALDNGVHVCKLAELVTTRAIEWRKDRKTDDMIPSKVPKCKSNAKSGSWFARDNMANFLRWCRDYKIKDETIFETEDLVLHKNPRSVVLCLLEIARIGTRYGIEPPHLIKLETEIEKEEKNLASGELPLPTSQLPLANGRPSASSDGSSSPRISECCSHRSTSSQSSSRPSTARKKPDPVDDEVKKRAGNCKCCPKFSVDRLSEGRYNLGGKVVFIRLLKGKHIMVRVGGGWDTFDHYLTRHDPCQVMHFSRETRQRLSGGKGKEKDNHFLAIVGKYKVAS is encoded by the exons ATGGATGATGGCGCGGCAAATGGTGAGAACGGCCGACGTCACTCTGTCTCTGGAGGAGCCATGAGGGACTCTACGAGCGGTGTGGTGAGCGAGAGCAATGTGGACCCTGTCGACATCAGCCAGATCGCAGAACGGCAAGAAGAGGCCTTGTTACCGCTGAAGGAAGATCTTGCTGAATGGCTGAGCAGACTATTAG GTATTGAGATTACAGCCGAGGACTTCATGGCTGCATTAGACAATGGAGTTCATGTGTGCAAGCTGGCTGAGCTGGTGACGACAAGAGCGATTGAGTGGAGGAAGGACAGAAAAACAGATGAT ATGATCCCATCAAAAGTGCCAAAGTGTAAATCAAATGCCAAGTCTGGTTCATGGTTTGCCAGAGACAACATGGCTAACTTCCTACGTTGGTGCAGAGACTATAAAATCAAAGACGAGACAATTTTCGAAACAGAAGATTTAGTTCTACATAAAAACCCGCGATCAGTAGTATTATGCCTTCTTGAAATTGCTAGGATAGGAACTCGATACGGCATTGAACCGCCTCACCTCATTAAACTAGAAACTGAGATTGAGAAGGAGGAGAAAAACTTGGCCTCTGGAGAACTGCCCTTGCCGACTTCTCAACTTCCGTTGGCCAATGGGAGACCATCCGCAAGTTCAGATGGATCGTCATCGCCAAGAATCTCGGAATGTTGTTCTCATCGTTCTACCTCGTCCCAGTCGTCTTCAAGGCCGAGTACAGCGAGGAAGAAACCAGATCCAGTGGATGATGAG GTAAAGAAAAGGGCTGGTAATTGCAAATGCTGTCCAAAGTTCTCAGTTGACAGATTATCAGAGGGTCGGTATAACCTTGGTGGAAAAGTGGTCTTCATCAGG CTTCTGAAAGGTAAACACATCATGGTGCGTGTAGGAGGTGGCTGGGATACATTCGATCACTACCTCACGAGGCACGACCCGTGCCAGGTCATGCATTTCAGTCGCGAGACGAGGCAGAGGCTCTCTGGAGGCAAGGGCAAGGAGAAGGATAATCACTTTCTTGCCATTGTTGGAAAATATAAAGTTGCATCGTGA
- the LOC135487939 gene encoding growth arrest-specific protein 2-like isoform X1: protein MSKVRRLSFAFERSLLGMDDGAANGENGRRHSVSGGAMRDSTSGVVSESNVDPVDISQIAERQEEALLPLKEDLAEWLSRLLGIEITAEDFMAALDNGVHVCKLAELVTTRAIEWRKDRKTDDMIPSKVPKCKSNAKSGSWFARDNMANFLRWCRDYKIKDETIFETEDLVLHKNPRSVVLCLLEIARIGTRYGIEPPHLIKLETEIEKEEKNLASGELPLPTSQLPLANGRPSASSDGSSSPRISECCSHRSTSSQSSSRPSTARKKPDPVDDEVKKRAGNCKCCPKFSVDRLSEGRYNLGGKVVFIRLLKGKHIMVRVGGGWDTFDHYLTRHDPCQVMHFSRETRQRLSGGKGKEKDNHFLAIVGKYKVAS, encoded by the exons ACGACTCTCGTTCGCCTTTGAACGATCCCTCCTAGGTATGGATGATGGCGCGGCAAATGGTGAGAACGGCCGACGTCACTCTGTCTCTGGAGGAGCCATGAGGGACTCTACGAGCGGTGTGGTGAGCGAGAGCAATGTGGACCCTGTCGACATCAGCCAGATCGCAGAACGGCAAGAAGAGGCCTTGTTACCGCTGAAGGAAGATCTTGCTGAATGGCTGAGCAGACTATTAG GTATTGAGATTACAGCCGAGGACTTCATGGCTGCATTAGACAATGGAGTTCATGTGTGCAAGCTGGCTGAGCTGGTGACGACAAGAGCGATTGAGTGGAGGAAGGACAGAAAAACAGATGAT ATGATCCCATCAAAAGTGCCAAAGTGTAAATCAAATGCCAAGTCTGGTTCATGGTTTGCCAGAGACAACATGGCTAACTTCCTACGTTGGTGCAGAGACTATAAAATCAAAGACGAGACAATTTTCGAAACAGAAGATTTAGTTCTACATAAAAACCCGCGATCAGTAGTATTATGCCTTCTTGAAATTGCTAGGATAGGAACTCGATACGGCATTGAACCGCCTCACCTCATTAAACTAGAAACTGAGATTGAGAAGGAGGAGAAAAACTTGGCCTCTGGAGAACTGCCCTTGCCGACTTCTCAACTTCCGTTGGCCAATGGGAGACCATCCGCAAGTTCAGATGGATCGTCATCGCCAAGAATCTCGGAATGTTGTTCTCATCGTTCTACCTCGTCCCAGTCGTCTTCAAGGCCGAGTACAGCGAGGAAGAAACCAGATCCAGTGGATGATGAG GTAAAGAAAAGGGCTGGTAATTGCAAATGCTGTCCAAAGTTCTCAGTTGACAGATTATCAGAGGGTCGGTATAACCTTGGTGGAAAAGTGGTCTTCATCAGG CTTCTGAAAGGTAAACACATCATGGTGCGTGTAGGAGGTGGCTGGGATACATTCGATCACTACCTCACGAGGCACGACCCGTGCCAGGTCATGCATTTCAGTCGCGAGACGAGGCAGAGGCTCTCTGGAGGCAAGGGCAAGGAGAAGGATAATCACTTTCTTGCCATTGTTGGAAAATATAAAGTTGCATCGTGA